A genomic window from Synechococcus sp. CBW1107 includes:
- the istA gene encoding IS21 family transposase: protein MERARQDDKGSAGAPSLEPMVLETAVQTPQDVEAMRRLSAAGWGRRRIAKELGCSPETVRKYLRQGGWQPYGKPCRNTVLDGQREWLRQRFMAHRGNADVVRQELASEKGIEVSLRTVERAVEPWRRELRNAALATVRFETPPGRQLQADFGQCLVSIGGERVRVHLAVLTLGYSRRLLVRAFRSEKQDHWLQALEEGFRHWGGVPQEVLVDNARALVSQHDPERNILVFAERLEEFARYWGFKPRACRPYRARTKGKDERGVAYVKRNAIAGREFSSWAEFEAHLVRWTREVADLRVHGTTGEAPLDRFVRAEAQALQPLEAKPSFLAERELVRIVHSDCCVEVEANWYSAPQALIRQRVSVLVRDQQVLIRHGGRIVAEHRRQRPGSRSRQVIDGHWEGLLPQRQQREAERSLRDGNARRDQEQRPVRSSELARPLAVYAELIGEVAA from the coding sequence GTGGAGCGAGCCAGGCAGGACGACAAGGGCAGCGCAGGGGCGCCATCTCTGGAGCCGATGGTTCTGGAGACAGCTGTGCAGACCCCTCAGGACGTGGAGGCGATGCGACGGCTATCGGCAGCAGGTTGGGGCCGGAGGCGGATTGCTAAAGAACTGGGCTGTTCACCGGAGACGGTGCGCAAGTACCTGCGGCAGGGTGGCTGGCAGCCCTACGGGAAGCCCTGCCGCAACACGGTTCTCGATGGCCAACGGGAGTGGCTGCGGCAGCGGTTTATGGCCCACCGCGGCAATGCCGATGTGGTGCGGCAGGAGCTGGCCAGTGAGAAGGGAATCGAGGTGAGCCTGCGGACAGTGGAGCGTGCCGTGGAGCCGTGGCGGCGGGAGCTGCGCAACGCGGCCCTGGCGACGGTGCGGTTTGAGACCCCGCCGGGCCGGCAACTGCAGGCAGACTTTGGCCAGTGCCTGGTGAGCATTGGCGGCGAGCGGGTGCGGGTGCACCTGGCGGTGCTCACCCTGGGGTACTCGCGCCGGCTGCTGGTGCGGGCATTCCGCAGCGAGAAGCAGGACCACTGGCTCCAGGCCCTGGAGGAGGGTTTCCGCCACTGGGGCGGGGTACCGCAGGAGGTGCTGGTGGATAACGCCCGTGCGCTGGTGAGCCAGCACGATCCCGAGCGCAACATCCTGGTTTTTGCCGAGCGGCTGGAGGAGTTCGCCCGTTACTGGGGGTTCAAGCCCCGTGCCTGTCGGCCGTACCGGGCCAGAACCAAAGGCAAGGACGAGCGTGGGGTGGCGTACGTCAAGAGGAACGCCATCGCTGGGCGGGAGTTCAGCAGCTGGGCGGAGTTTGAGGCCCATCTGGTGCGCTGGACCCGCGAGGTGGCCGACCTGCGGGTGCACGGCACCACCGGCGAGGCGCCGCTGGACCGGTTTGTGCGGGCAGAAGCCCAGGCGTTGCAGCCGCTGGAGGCCAAGCCGTCGTTCCTGGCGGAGCGGGAGCTGGTGCGGATCGTGCACAGCGACTGCTGCGTGGAGGTGGAGGCGAACTGGTACTCGGCGCCGCAGGCGCTGATCCGTCAGCGGGTGAGCGTGCTGGTGCGCGATCAACAGGTACTGATCCGCCACGGCGGCCGGATCGTCGCTGAGCACAGGCGCCAGCGGCCCGGTAGCCGCAGCCGCCAGGTGATCGACGGCCATTGGGAGGGCCTGCTGCCGCAACGGCAGCAGCGCGAGGCGGAGCGATCGCTGCGGGATGGCAACGCAAGACGTGATCAGGAGCAGCGCCCGGTCCGCAGCTCTGAACTGGCCCGGCCTCTGGCGGTTTATGCCGAGCTGATCGGGGAGGTGGCGGCATGA